The Spinacia oleracea cultivar Varoflay chromosome 2, BTI_SOV_V1, whole genome shotgun sequence DNA segment TCATTTGAAGGGAAACTGGTGGTTTTATCCGCAGTTGCCTTAGATGGAAACAATGAGCTCTTTCCATTTGCATGGGCTATAGTGCCGGGAGAAGATGGAGATAGCTGGAAATTCTTCATGTTGCACTTGAAGGAGGTTCTAAAAACCTGTAACAGGGGTAATGATTGGTGCATAATATCTGACAGACAGAAAGTAAGTCGtagtttctttttattttgttactATTTTCTTTATATGCTTGAATTTATACTTATATGCTTGTGTTGTTATCATTTCTTAAGGGAATAGATGTTGCACTAAATGAATTATGGCTAGAGGCAGGGAGGAGATATTGTTGTTTGCACTTGCTTAAGAATTGGAAAACTCCTTTCCCTGGACCGTTAATGTATTCCCTCTTTTGGTTAGCTTGCACTGCAACATCTCCATTTAGTTTCAAAAAAGCTATGGAAAAGATACAAAAAACAAACCATTTGGCGTTACTTTGGTTGTCTAAGTTGGGAGATCAGTCCAGGTGGTCGAGGCACAAGTTTGACCCAAAGATATGCACTGATGAAAATAAGACCAATTTTGTGGAAAGTTTTAATGCAACACTTGGTGTGGATAGATGCAGGCCTATATTGACATTATTAGAAGGTAAAATTGGTTTTTTCATCACACTTTATATTACGAATGCCACAATTTCAATCCCAATATTTTCTTAGCACTTTATATGTTGAACTTGCTAGGAATTAGAAGAATGTGTATGGTGAGGATGTCCACTAGGAGACAGCAATGTCAAGAATGAAATGAAAACGAGCCGTGTCCAAATATTGTCAAAAGAATCCAGAAATTAATTTTTGACTCAAGGACTTGCAAGGCATTTCAGAGCAGAGAAGGTGAATATGAGATTAAAGAAGGGAAGGCTATGCTTACTGTTTCACTAAATAACAAGACTTGCCTTTGTGGTGCTTGGCAAATCAGTGGTCTGCCATGCAGACATGCACTGAGGGC contains these protein-coding regions:
- the LOC110778545 gene encoding uncharacterized protein isoform X3, encoding MDMDSLCNMPDNNGFSLLYDAIARGLNRFALEILIDNFDGSSISCTGSDGFTALHCLTSCSVALDGNNELFPFAWAIVPGEDGDSWKFFMLHLKEVLKTCNRGNDWCIISDRQKGIDVALNELWLEAGRRYCCLHLLKNWKTPFPGPLMYSLFWLACTATSPFSFKKAMEKIQKTNHLALLWLSKLGDQSRWSRHKFDPKICTDENKTNFVESFNATLGVDRCRPILTLLEGIRRMCMVRMSTRRQQCQE